Genomic segment of Hydra vulgaris chromosome 08, alternate assembly HydraT2T_AEP:
tttattgcagTTGTTAACAAAACATTGTGACCAACTGATAAAATGATTGGGTTTGGGCTGTTTGAAGTGCTTCGAAGAACACAGCCATAAACAAAATCATCTTTACCAACTAGTTCAAAtatttcacctttttttttgagtaacttttttttatttttaaactcatcaatgttttttaaatcatcaacaCGAAACAGTTTTTTTGCAGCACCAATTGAAGGTATATTCATTGAAACTCCAAGGTGGCAGGCAAAACCAAACTTCCGGGGATGAAGCAAACCatttccatcaaccaaaactaaATTCGGAAAATACTGAGGGTTTGTATCTTCTAaatcagaaaaaagtttttttacaggTTCAAACTCTCTAAAAGCTAAAAACTGAGGAATATAGATTGAATTTAGATGAACAATTTCggtttttttatatacagtttGTAAGTCTGGATAACTTAATACAACAATGGATGCAGAAGCATggattaaatcatttttatctgGTGGGAATGATAAATCTACACCTGCAATATATTTaagattacttaaaaaattttctgattcAGTTaacttcagtttcttttttaGATCTTCTTGCTCTGAAATCCAACTATCTATTAATGATTTAGATTTTTCATCTAGGGAACTTAGTATTTCAGCATATGATTCAcctttgtttaaaatacttcCAGCAGAACATATATCCTctgaagaatttaattttttagtaaataactcgtttttgtttacattacttTCAGCAGAATCTAAACgctctaaaaataaattttcttcaacACAGGGATTGTTCttgtttaaaattctttcaCTCGAACAGATcatcattttgtatttttcaatagTAGACATTCAATAGTCTTAAGcttatttcataaaaagatATCAATCgaacatgaataaaaaaacataaaggtaTAGCCTGGTCgctacatgtaaaaaaaaaaggaaaactaaaCATTGCGTGTggacattttaatttttgtatagactTGTTCCATATAacttaagaagtttaaaaatttttacgtgCCGCTTGGAAACTGCTTATAACTTTAGTTGGCGACAAAAATAGatgcaactttttgaaaagatttcATAATGAGAAACCGccatgtttatatttaaaaatccaaTACCGCAAAGCATTAACttagtttttacaaattattgacAGGGGGTTAACAGTTTGTaaaattagatgttttaaataaaattacgtaaatttatgtaattaaaatatcataaacattatttaaaaacaaatttgtttataattgttatttaatattgttttaaaattataaaatagttttaacttaataaatctaaaaaataaaatttgttcccGTTCTTTGTTtacgttaaaaaatgtttactttttaaaaactgtttactaaaaaaatgtgttttattttatttattattattaagtaaataattatgAGTAGCAAAAAACGCAGCATCTTAATCTAGTtcctgaaaaagaaattaaaaatgcttgCATACTTCATCAAGGAGAAGTTAGtcataataataacaaactgcGTGGTTTTACTGAAAATGCGCTTGCGAAAGTAAAGAATGCTTGGTAAGTCACACCTAAATGTCCAActcaatttatttctttatatatgcTTAAAACAATGGTacggaaaaaacaataaacagcatggatttaatgttaatattttttttactttagtcaAATTTGAAATGactttaaaatcataaacattCGACCTGATACGCGCCCAACAACTCTCTTGTTTCATTAAAGATGTTGCGATAAGTatgtgaatataaaaatattaaacattctACAATATCGGAAAAATAGAGCAGAAAAAGAGAGTGTAGGCGTGGATAATGCATCCTCATCTGAGCGCAGAATCTCAGCTCGGAAAAGAGATAGAtcaggtaaattaaaaacccttaGGTGGGAAATGCAAAACAAAGAAAACTACCCtcattttttacgttttttattgttttataaattacttcaaacttaaaataattccCTTGTTTCAGGAAAAATTATTGCGGATAAAGAATGTTGCATTTGCTATCGCAAAAAGACTAATAAAATTGGAACGAATATGAAACGCTCACAAAATGCGCAACCGAAAGTGCAGCAAACATGTTAAAAGAAAACGCTGCAAGTAAAGCTGACGTCCCTTGACTTATGGTTAGTATAGCGGGCGCAGAAtggcaaaaaataatttccttaaAACTATATTATCAAAGGTTTTGTTACCTTAACTATACAAGACCCCTGTTTAACTACCTAATTATACCTAAAACGATACAAGAAGATATCCACACTATTAGCTATCTTCCTGCTATTAACTAATCACCTACAAACTTGAGCACAGTGCTTGAAGTTCTGCTTCAGTCAAAAGCTAAAGCCGAGAATCTTGGTCTCACAGAAACTGACGTGGTAATGGATTATGTTATATATGGAAAAGCGATGGAAATCCTGATGAACCCTAATCATATTGATCTTAAAAGATTTATTGTCCTCCGAATGGGTGCAATTCACACATCTTATATTTTTCTAGCTGTAATTGGCAAAAGATTTAATGATGGCATTACAAGACTGGATAATTGACACTGATATAGCCAGTGGGTGGTTTTTTTGCCTTCTTGGGTTTTATTGGTGTTGTATTATGTAGCAAATAGTCCAGCAGATTTTTTTTGACCGAAGGGGGTCAAAGTCctgaagatattttttttatttttaaggtaaaaGTTCATTTGAGCGTATTTTGAAGGAAAAGCAATATAACCGTGTCGTTCGAATTTTTCAATATCTGTATAATGCACTAACTCAGCTGaggataaaacattttgaaagttaGTTAGTTGAAAACAATCTTTTCTTGTTGAATCACATCTCTTCCTCACATGAGTTCGTTAACTGTTTAAAGGAGGTAAATAAGTTGGCCTTAATATGCTTTATgtctgtgattttttttttattcaccacctcaaggccgagaagaaACTTTACAGTCGGGGAGGCTATTTTTTGTGGTTATAAACCTCTCTCATCtccggtactaccagggacgtggtggggatcgaactcggaacttCTCGCTTATTAGGCGaatgctctaccactacaccactaccgcattcaGTTTATATAGTTCATTCAATTTAATGATACTTTGATTATTTCCAGACGAATTATGACAATTTGAAATCCTTGTTTGATGgtgattttttcaaaactttagaTGATCACTCAAATATGTTAAATGATACTGATATTCCCGGACCAACATCCgctttttggttttttattattaaaatgttaaatttgtaTACAGGGGCTCACAAAGACTTCATGATGCCCGGGGtagatcattaaaaatttactgaatGCCTCTACCTTAgcatcactaaaataaaaattataagaataatCTAAAACacttctagtattttttgtccATTAATGATGCCCCATAAACGTGCTGCCTGAGGTAAACTGACTCTTATCCCACACACCGTGCGCcccagtatatatatatatatatatatatatatatatatatatatatatatatatatatatatatatatatatatatatatatatatatatatatatatatatatatatatatatatatatatatatatatatatatatatatatatatatatatatatacgctcacaaacacacacacattcAAAAAAATCGAAAATGTATTTACCCTTGATGTAAATGAAGTCATCAATCAAGAACTTTGTCTCTTGAAATACTTTCccttttcaaaatcttttcacgaaattttttttaggaaaattttaCCTTTCATTtaacgtaaatatatatatttgaaaaaaacgaTTAGCATTACGTCATCAGTACCCAGTAAGGGCCCGAACTTGACCCTGTAAGCACTTTTAGAATTGCTCGTAAGTTTTTCTCAAgatgttgttatttattataagattaTCTTAAGAGGTTATCTAACGTTTAAcataaatctatattttttacttagataaaaagaatatataacaGCGTGACGTCATCAGTACCAAATAAGggcccaaaaaaaaaattacacgtAGAGCCCAGACTAGTAAGATTGAAGCTGcgcatttatattttaattagcAAAGTATAAACATccaccaaaatatattttttagatattttaagaatcttttaaacaacttttgatCTTCTAATGcgacattttaaaaacattccagagcatttcaaagctttttttaagaagttttatGAACGCGAAgcaaattttttcgtttttcttaaattttttgtagaatATTGTATGCAGAATAGGGTatgactaaaaaatttttttaagaatttttaattcCCCCTGTCACCATGAGTGGAGAAGTTATATTTCTAAAcagaaaatataagtttttaatgttaatttttgaaaaagattaccccccaagttgaaaataatttttcctatctttttaatgttatcctaataagttataaataacgTAATAGACATACAAAAATCGCTAAAAATGGTCTTGCTTCAGACAAGAATAAGAAAGTTTTGGAATCAAATTTAGTGAGATTTGAAAAAGCTAAGACTTCAAGAATATGTGCTATTGTTAAAAGTATTAGTGAAATGAATAAAATGTCTTCAGAACAGGATattattgattaatttaaaagtttctcaTCAAATGTAAAAAGCAGAAAGGAGAGAGTTGGCTAAAGAAATTGAACTAATATGGAGAAAACTGAATATTCCAATTTTACATAGTAAATCACCATcagaaagaaaaatagaaaatgtattGAAAACACTTCACAAAAATAGTCGAAAACCTGGAACTCAAAATTTTACCCGATTGTTTAACAAAACTGATGAGAAAGGTGATTGATTGCGTCAGGAAGATAAAGAGTTTTATGGTCTGCAAATGTCAAAAAATGGAAGAGTTGGATATTGTGCCACAATTGAAGATACTGAAGGTATTCATCCAAGAAAACTGGTGTTGATAAAGAAACCAATGTTCAAGAAACAAATCAGCCAAGACTGAGATTTCGATGAATCAGCTAATGAAGGAGGTTATTCAGTAACTGAAGAGCAGTGTTCCAGCAGTGATACTGAAGCTAAAGATGTTGAAAGTTTGTCATCATCatctaaaagacaaaaacaaatttgtctGTAAATTTGGTGATTTCTGCAAAGATTAGTACCAAAAAAGCACATAAAGTCtgcaaaactttatcaaaaaatggAATTTCTATTCCTACTCCAACTCATAGTGGTGTCTACAAAGATGTTGGGAAAGAAGGAAAAAAGTTGAAAGCAAATTATATGGAgaacttaaaaaatgaaaagcgGTCTTTACACTTTGATGGAAAACACATAGAGAAAATGGAACATCAAgtagttgtttttaaatatgaaaagaaaGAGGTTAGACTTACTGTTCTTGAGCTAATGAATGGAAAAGGTGAAACAATATTTAATGGGATAAAACTTGTGCTGGATGAATATGAGCTGTGGCTAGCCATAAAAATGGTTGTATCTGATACAACATATGTAAATATCGGAACAAGAATTGGTGTAGTAATACTGTCACGGAAACATTTCAAAACCATTGGACTAGAAAAACCTTCTTTTTTAGGATGCCACCGCCATATTTTACATGTCATGAATGATCTTTTTGAAAGATCAACAACAAAACCAAATCTTCATTACCCGTATGTGACAAGATTACGGCAAGAGTAAAAGAACCTGAAGTTATTACTTTAGAATACTGGAGATCCTTTGACAAAAGTAAATTGGATACGCTGGCGAGATGACATGGACTTCCTGTATCACTTAATAGCttgttataaaaagttcaaaagcaCAGGTACCTTTCCAAAAGTGATTTTCAAATACTTCCTGCTATAAGCAATTCAAGATGGAACTTGAGAGTAATTTTTGTTCTACTTGCTTACATTTTAATACCAGACTATCAAGAATCGAAATCTGCTCAAGCAGCATGCAACTTCATCTGTGATTCATGGGGTGATATATGGTTTGGTGATCACTACTTCAATCCTGCAGATTTTGTTCATCTATTAGAAGCATGCATTGAGCATCCAAAAGCGTTAAAATTGTTGAAGACATTTTGGTCCACAGAGCCAACACCAATTCCAACACAAGGGTCAATATATGTGCAGAACGTGCAGTAAAAGTGATGCAAGATTTAGTGCCTTTATGTCATAGCATAgaaaaacttaacattaaataCTTATTGTCAAATgcattctaaaataattttaattatttatgtttattggTTTTCTATAAAGTACTGGAACATGTGTTGCAAAATTACATTTCTCATATTCCATAAATCTTCATTTTAAATGGGGGGTGAACTTTTTTGAGATATAGTataaatgtttgatattttcttggtttttataaaaactccaCTAAATTGAGTATGGGGATACAGGATTGAAAAATTGTCATACCCCTAATGCAGAATGCCTGCCAACTCGGCTATAATCCCACATATGTAATTGGCCGTTGTCGCATTGAATAAGTAGATCGTTAAATAAGTGTGATGGTAGTAACACAGTATATTATCAACTGATGTTTGCATTGTCTGCAGTTTTGTCTGACAAATTTCTCAGAGACATTTCATCGTTTAGATGCGAGATTTagccatttttatataatagtttttttgctaaatccaataacattactttattttaaacagactTTATAAGTATCATATTGATAAATCAATACCCGATAATGTTagacataatataatatattatgtctAATATTATTGGgtactatatattatttaagaataatttattatataataatattataatactataaCATATCATAGGCTCTGGAACATAGGGTGCAGGATGGGCAACTGCCCACACAACATTTTTGCACCTGGGGCAGAGAATATATTcggccccccccccccccccccccattatCCGCGATTCAAAACAGCGATAATTTTATGCacttagaagaaaaaaaacttttgcattcaaaaGAATGCAAAAGTTCTTTTGCATTCGATAAGAAAGTATTTTAGCTTAtcgatatttgtatttaagttCCTGATGTTGATGGGTATTACCGTGAACTTTCCTATGTTAGTTTGGAATTCAgcttcaaaagttttaataacaaaatatgtaGAGTCAAATACTTTtctgttataaaagaaaatattgccCTCATATAAAtcagttgcaaaaaaaatattttcagttttgaaaactttttaggTCAGACACGGGCCAAACTGAAACTGGTGATTGTGCTTGTGAAACCGCTACATCCTCACAGTATGATTCTGATCCATCAACACAGCCATCTGTGTCTACCACATTCACTTTCCCTGCCAAGTTTGAGTCATTTGCATCAGATCAGTATGAAAGGTCCTGTATTTAGTATTGGTTTTTTGGTCCTGTATAGAGTATTTGGTTTGCGAAATGGCCATGGTTACACTATGTTCCTGAGACAGATTCTGTTTGGTGTTTCAACTGCTTGGAACCTGTGAATAAGAAACTCTTAACTTTAAGCAATCGACAAGCTAATGTTTTTGTTGATTCTGGCTTTTCCAACTGGAAAAAAGGaaccaaaaaattttcaattcatGAAAAGTCAGTGGTTAAACAAACGCGACACATGGATGTCAGACACAATACAAAATGAAATTAGTCAAATGTTTGCACATTTAGTTCAACTATGCATTGTCACTAATATATCACAGTGCTCATATCTTGACCTTACAGCTGATGGAACTACAGATGTGGCGGGTCATGAGCAATTTTCTTTCAGCATACGGTATGTAGGCCCTAAGTTAAAAGTACAGGAATGCTTTATGGGTTTCTACAATTGCCAGAACAGCACTGCTGAAACATTGTTTAATGCCATAATTG
This window contains:
- the LOC100212622 gene encoding endonuclease V translates to MSTIEKYKMMICSSERILNKNNPCVEENLFLERLDSAESNVNKNELFTKKLNSSEDICSAGSILNKGESYAEILSSLDEKSKSLIDSWISEQEDLKKKLKLTESENFLSNLKYIAGVDLSFPPDKNDLIHASASIVVLSYPDLQTVYKKTEIVHLNSIYIPQFLAFREFEPVKKLFSDLEDTNPQYFPNLVLVDGNGLLHPRKFGFACHLGVSMNIPSIGAAKKLFRVDDLKNIDEFKNKKKLLKKKGEIFELVGKDDFVYGCVLRSTSNSPNPIILSVGHNVLLTTAIKIVSHCCKFRIPEPVRLADQLSREYLRLHYAKHIENCNKYNELNKYFNEISLKVNERCK